Proteins encoded by one window of Vigna radiata var. radiata cultivar VC1973A chromosome 5, Vradiata_ver6, whole genome shotgun sequence:
- the LOC111241663 gene encoding uncharacterized protein LOC111241663 isoform X2, with the protein MGNVIESFASGLGQAFVCGPTWDFMCYIENFCISNILKLAMVFMLSYIVLLFFYLVHKLGICGCLCRSSCKMTWACFSSCFHLWEYSCTFLCIKLHNIRRTRRIRRVRVDMKKKIYSGEILSHHFPTCTKMSRSISRSRDYKASHLRKSLQPRRHHARVEISRYLRCKSKRNHSLGEPSFTSNAIKHGNHIGKINDIKVIRTSKFTRKGISRRNRVLLRQRRQNLS; encoded by the exons ATGGGCAACGTCATTGAATCGTTTGCTTCGGGCTTAGGACAGGCATTTG TGTGTGGACCAACATGGGATTTCATGTGCTATATCGAAAATTTTTGCATTTCCAATATCCTGAAATTAGCCATGGTATTTATGCTATCTTACATTG TTCTgttgttcttctatctggtgcaTAAATTGGGCATATGTGGATGTCTTTGCCGATCTTCTTGCAAAATGACATGGGCATGTTTCTCTTCGTGTTTCCATCTTTGGGAGTATTCTTGCACTTTCTTGTGTATTAAGCTACACAATATCAGGAGAACAAGGAGAATAAGAAGGGTCAGAGTggacatgaaaaaaaaaatctactcgGGTGAAATCCTTTCCCACCATTTTCCAACATGTACAAAAATGAGCAGATCAATTTCGCGTAGTAGAGATTATAAAGCCTCCCACCTAAGGAAGTCTTTGCAACCAAGGAGACATCATGCTAGAGTTGAAATCAGTAGATATCTTAGATGTAAAAGTAAAAGGAATCATAGTCTTGGAGAGCCCAGTTTCACAAGCAATGCCATTAAGCACGGCAATCACATAGGCAAAATCAATGACATTAAGGTAATCCGTACATCTAAGTTTACAAGAAAAGGTATATCTAGAAGGAATAGAGTTCTGCTGAGGCAGAGAAGGCAGAATCTTAGTTGA
- the LOC111241663 gene encoding protein HAPLESS 2-like isoform X1, producing the protein MGNVIESFASGLGQAFGKLFSSPIEFLSGKSCSSVCGPTWDFMCYIENFCISNILKLAMVFMLSYIVLLFFYLVHKLGICGCLCRSSCKMTWACFSSCFHLWEYSCTFLCIKLHNIRRTRRIRRVRVDMKKKIYSGEILSHHFPTCTKMSRSISRSRDYKASHLRKSLQPRRHHARVEISRYLRCKSKRNHSLGEPSFTSNAIKHGNHIGKINDIKVIRTSKFTRKGISRRNRVLLRQRRQNLS; encoded by the exons ATGGGCAACGTCATTGAATCGTTTGCTTCGGGCTTAGGACAGGCATTTGGTAAACTATTTAGTTCTCCAATTGAATTTCTTTCTGGAAAGTCTTGCAG CTCAGTGTGTGGACCAACATGGGATTTCATGTGCTATATCGAAAATTTTTGCATTTCCAATATCCTGAAATTAGCCATGGTATTTATGCTATCTTACATTG TTCTgttgttcttctatctggtgcaTAAATTGGGCATATGTGGATGTCTTTGCCGATCTTCTTGCAAAATGACATGGGCATGTTTCTCTTCGTGTTTCCATCTTTGGGAGTATTCTTGCACTTTCTTGTGTATTAAGCTACACAATATCAGGAGAACAAGGAGAATAAGAAGGGTCAGAGTggacatgaaaaaaaaaatctactcgGGTGAAATCCTTTCCCACCATTTTCCAACATGTACAAAAATGAGCAGATCAATTTCGCGTAGTAGAGATTATAAAGCCTCCCACCTAAGGAAGTCTTTGCAACCAAGGAGACATCATGCTAGAGTTGAAATCAGTAGATATCTTAGATGTAAAAGTAAAAGGAATCATAGTCTTGGAGAGCCCAGTTTCACAAGCAATGCCATTAAGCACGGCAATCACATAGGCAAAATCAATGACATTAAGGTAATCCGTACATCTAAGTTTACAAGAAAAGGTATATCTAGAAGGAATAGAGTTCTGCTGAGGCAGAGAAGGCAGAATCTTAGTTGA